CTCGGCGGGGTGGAGCAGAAGGTTGACGTAGGAGGCCAGGACACCCAGTGCCAGTACCGCGAGCCCCACCTTGGGCGGACGGTGCACGCACAGCGAGAACAGGGCGGCGAGCATAGCCCCGCCCACCAGCGGGAAGACCGCGGAGAGCAGCACCAGCACCACCGCGATCCGCACGGGCCAGCGGCGGCGCCACCACAGGGCCAGGCAGCCGCCCAGAGCGACCAGTTGGTCGGCCACGGTGAACAGCTCGGGTTTGGGCGGGGGCGGTGGTTCTCCGGGGACCGTCACCGCGCCGAGCAGCCCGAAACCCAGGGCGATCAGGAACATCAGCGAGTCCACGACCCAGTCGCGCGCACTGCGCCGGTAGGCCTGGCGGGACGGGGTCGTGTCGTTCATCGCTGAGAGTCTAAGAGCGCACACTCCGCGGGAGGAGTCTCCGGCCGGGGAGCGGTACCAAGGACGCGCGATTCCCTACTTTGGTCGAACCCGCAGGTGGTGGCGGTAGACCTGGGTCAGGAAAGGAGAGGCCGTCGGCCGATGCGGAAGGGGAGCGGCGCTGCCTGGGTTCGACGGGTCGCGTCAGTTCCTCCAGGGCCTGGGAGCCCTCCCGGCCCTCATGGGGGTCAGCGGTGCGATCGACCACCTCTGGACCCAGCCGATCCTCGGTATCGTGCTCAACGCCTTCAACCGCCTGGTGGTCCAGAACGTCGCCGTGCTCCAGGAGAGCGCCCTGTTGGTAAACCTGGGCCTGGGTGCCTGCGGGATCGTGCTCGTCATCGCGGTGGAATCGCTGGCTTCCTCCCGGTAGCGCTACTGAACCCCGGCCCCGAAGCGGCCCGGTACGCCGTTTCGCGCTCGTTCCGCGCACGGGAGTAGGTAGCGTCAGCAGGCGGAGCACCCGCGCGTGAACCTGGGGGATCACCCGATGAGCACACTGGTCACTGGCGCCACCGGACAGGTGGGCCGACGTGTCCTGACCGAACTGCGCAGACGTGGCCTGCCCGCCGCCGGTGCCTCCAGGGACGGTGAGGTGCGACTGGACTGGACCGACACCACCAGCTGGGAACCGGCGCTGAAGGACGTGGAGAGCCTGTTCGTGACGGTCCCCATGGCCAGCGGTCTCTCCGACCGGGTCGGGGCCTTCCTGGAACGGGCCGCCGAGGCGAAGGTGCGCACGGCGGTGCTGACCACCGCGATGGGCACCGAGAGCGGGCCGCCCGACTCCGAACAGCGCGTCCTGGAGCGCCGGGTCCGCGACCTGTTCGACCACTGGACGGTGGTCCGCCCCAACTGGCTGGACCAGGACTTCACCGAAGGCCTCTTCGCCCGACTGGCGCGCTCGCGCAACGGACGGCTGGAGCTTCCTCTGCCCAAGCGCGCCTCGGTCAGCTTCGTGGACGCCCGCGACGTCACCCACACCGTCGTGGCCGCGCTCACCGACGAGGCGCACCACGGCCGCGAGTACACGCTCACCGGCCCCGCGCCGGTCACCTTCCGCGAGGTGGTCCGGATGACCAAGGGCACGGAGAGCCCGGTGTGGCGGTTCAAGAAGGTCGACGAGGCCGGGTTCTACTTCCGGGCCACCGACATGGGCTGGTCGGACCGGTACGTGGACACCCTCAACGAACGGTTCCGGGCCATCGCCAACGGCCAGGCCGCGATCGTCACCGAGGACGTCCGCCGGGCCCTGGGCCGCGATCCCGTGCCCATGGCCAAGTTCGTCCGCGAAGCGGTGAAGTAGCCGGGCCGGAACAGGGACGGCACGCCGAACGCCCGCCTCCACCAGGGGAGACGGGCGTCCGGGTCGGGCTCTGTCAGCTCTTGGGGTCCGGCAGCGGCTTACTTGAGGAGCTGGCGGGCCATCACCATGCGCTGGATCTGGTTGGTGCCCTCGTAGATCTGGGTGATCTTGGCGTCGCGCATCATGCGCTCCAGCGGGAAGTCCTTCACGTAACCGGCGCCACCCAGCAGCTGCACGGCGTCGGTGGTGATCTCCATGGCGGCGTCGGAGGCGTAGCACTTGGCGGCGGCACCGTAGAAGGCCAGGTCGTCGTCGCCGCGCTCGGACTTGGCGGCGGCCACGTAGACCATCTGGCGTGCGGTCTCCAGCTTCATGGCCATGTCGGCCAGCATGAACTGGATGCCCTGGAAGTCGGCGACGGCCTTGCCGAACTGCTTGCGCTCCTTGACGTAGGCCACGGCGTGGTCCAGGGCGCCCTGGGCGATGCCGACGGCCTGCGCGCCGATGGTGACGCGGGTGTGGTCCAGGGTGCGCAGGGCGATCTTGAGGCCCTCGCCCGGGGCGCCGATGATGCGGTCACCGGGGATGTGGACGTCGTCGAAGAACAGCTCACGGGTGGGGGAGCCCTTGATGCCGAGCTTGCGCTCGGGCTCGCCCAGGGTGAAACCCGGGTCGTCGGCGTGCACGACGAAGGCCGAGATGTTGCGGCCGCGCTTGCCCTCGGGGTCGGTCACGGCCAGCACGGTGTAGTACTCGCTGACACCGGCGTTGGTGATCCAGGACTTCTGGCCGTTGAGGACCCAGTCGTCGCCCTTGGGGGTGGCCAGGCTGCGCATGGAGGCGGTGTCGGAACCGGCCTCGCGCTCGGACAGACCGTAGGAGAACATCGCCTCGCCGCGCGCGACGGGGGTCAGGTAGCGCTGCTTGACCTCCTCGGAGCCGCCCAGGATCACCGGCATGGTGCCGAGCTTGTTCACCGCGGGGATCAGGGAGGAGGAGGCACAGACACGGGCCACCTCCTCGATGATGATGCAGGTGGCGAGCGCGTCGGCGCCCACGCCCTCGTAGTCCTCGGCGATGTGCGCGGCGTGGAAGTCGGTGGCGACCAGGGCGTCGAGGGCGTCCTGCGGGAAGGCGGACTTCTCGTCCACCTCGGCGGCGTGCGGAGCGATCTTGTCCTCGGCCACCGAGCGGACCGCCGCCCGCAGCTCCTCGTGCTCCTCGTTGGTCTTGAACAGATCGAAGTCGCCCATCACGCTCTCCTCGCTTTGGCACCGCGTGCCTGGATATGGCATTCAGTGCCAGGGTAAGAGATGATCGGTGTGAAGTACACAGACCGGGTCGGATACCTTGGCGCCGGACGAGTCGCCGGAAAGGTGAGGAGGTGGGCATGGCGCCGACACGTGTGTCGACCCGCGAGGCCGTACTGGCGGCGGTGCGGCTGTTCACCGACGAGGGTTTCGACAGCACCACCATGGACGGCATCGCCGCCGCCACCGGGGTGAGCCGCCGGAGCCTCTTCCGCAGGTTCGGCTCCAAGGAGGACCTGCTCTTCGCCGAGCACGACGAGCTCTTCGAGACGGTCGTGCGGTACATGGAGGCCTCACCGGAGAGCCCCATGACCACGGTGGTCGCCGCCGCGCGCCTGGTCTTCCAGGGGTACGTCCGCGACCCCGAGATCACCGTGCCGCGGTACCGGCTGGTGCGCGCCCACCCCCGGCTGCGGGACCGGGAGGTGGCGATGACGGCGCGGTACCAGGCCGCTTTCAGCCGTTACCTGAGCCAGAGTGTCGGTGGTGACCGCCCGTCCCTGGAGGTCGAGGTGGTCGCGGCGGCCCTGATCGCCGCGCACAACCACGTGCTGCGCGGGTGGCTGCGCGAGCCCGACGGGGGCCGGGTGTGGGAACGCTTCGACGAGGCGACGGCCAGGGTCGCCGACCTGGCCGCCCCCCTGCTCGACGGTGGTGGGAGCGCCGGGGCGGGGGAGGCCGTGGGCGTCGGAGAGGCCGGGATGGTCCATGGAACGGGAGACGAACGCGTGCTGGTGGCGGTCTACCCGCGCGGGGCCTCCACCGCCGACCTGCTGCGCAGGGTCTCCGAAGCGGTCGAGGGCGACCGGTAGGCGTCGGTGGAGACCGGTCACGCCTGGTAGACGCCTCGGAATGCGGCCGCCCGCCCGCACGTTGTGCCCGCTGATCCCCCACACCGGCGCAGCCCGCCCACGGGTCCCGCACACGGGTCCCAGCCACACCCGCGCGCGCGTAGGCTGGACGGGGCCCGAAACAGGGTGGCAGGCGACCAGGGCAGTACACGAGGCGAGGCGGAAAGCGCAGATGAGCGTGGACACGGCGGGAGCGACCAAGCAGGAGTCAGAGGTCGCCCACGAGGCGGAGCGGCGGCGGACCTTCGCGGTCATCTCCCACCCCGACGCCGGTAAGTCGACGCTGACCGAGGCCTTGGCGCTGCACGCCGCCGCGATCTCCTCCGCCGGTGCGGTGCACGGCAAGGGCGACCGCAAGGGCGTGACCTCGGACTGGATGGACATGGAGCAGGACCGGGGCATCTCCATCACCTCGGCCGCCCTGCGGATCGACTACGACGACCGCGTCCTCAACCTGCTGGACACCCCCGGCCACGCCGACTTCTCCGAGGACACCTACCGGGTGCTCTCGGCGGTGGACTGCGCGATCATGCTGCTGGACTCGGCCAAGGGCCTGGAGCCGCAGACCCTCAAGCTCTTCGACGTGTGCCGGGCCCGCAAGATGCCGGTCATCACCTTCGTCAACAAGTGGGACCGGCCCGGCCGCGAGCCGCTGGAGCTGCTCGACGAGATCGAGCAGCGCATCGGCCTGCGCCCCACCCCGCTCAACTGGCCGGTCGGCATCGCGGGCGACTTCCGCGGCCTCATCGACCGCACGAGCGGCACCTACACCAAGATGACCCGCACCCCCGGCGGCGCCCAGAAGGCGATCGAGGAGGTCCTGGACGCCGACCGGGCCGCCGAGGTCGAGCTGGACGCGTGGGAGCAGGCGCAGGAGGAGATCGAGCTGTTGGAGGCGCTGGGCGCCGACTTCGACCACGAGTCCTTCATGGCGGGCGAGTCCTCCCCGGTGCTGTTCGGCGCCGCGCTGTCCAACTTCGGTGTGGGCCAGCTGTTGGACACGATCGTGGGCCGCGCCCCCGCGCCGTCGGCCAAGGCCGACGACAAGGACAAGCCGCGCGAGGTGGAGAAGCCGTTCTCCGGCCAGGTCTTCAAGATGCAGGCCAACATGGACAAGAACCACCGGGACCGGATGGCGTTCGTGCGGGTCAGCTCGGGCCGCTTCGACCGGGGCATGGTGCTCACCCACGCGCCCACCGGCCGCCCCTTCGCCACCAAGTACACCCAGGCGGTGTTCGGCTCGGACCGCTCCACCATCGACACCGCCTACCCGGGCGATGTGATCGCACTGGTCAACGCCCATTCGCTGGCCGTGGGCGACACACTCTACGACGGCCCCAAGGTCTCCTTCCCGCCGATCCCCAGCTTCGCCCCCGAGCACTTCGTGGTGGCTCGCGCGGTGGACGCGGGCAAGTACAAGCAGTTCCAGCGCGGCATCGCCCAGCTCGACGCCGAGGGCGTGGTGCAGGTGCTCACCTCCGACGTGCGCGGCGAACAGGCCCCGGTACTGGCGGCGGTCGGCCCGCTCCAGTTCGACGTGGTCAAGCACCGCATGGAGCAGGAGTTCCGCAGCCCCATCGAGGCCTCCCCGCTGGAGTACTCGGTGGCGCGGCGCACCGACGCCGAGTCGGCTCCGACCCTGCACGCGCTGTCGGGGGCCGAGGTCCTGCGCCGCCGCTCAGACGGTGAACTCCTGGTACTGGTGCACAACAAGTGGCGCCTGCGGGTGATCGAGCGGGACAACCCCTCCCTGTTCATGGAGGCGTTGCTGGCCGGCGGCGTCGACGAGGGCGAGTAACCCCCGAGAAGGTTCGTCACCTCCGCGCAACCTCTTCGGGGAGCGTTCCGTCACCGGTCCCGCCACGGATGCTGGATTCTTCGGTAAAGAGCACTCACATTGTTTACCCCGAGTGAATGCTGGTTACCCACTGTCGACTTTGGTCCTGTTCGGTGGGGAATTCTCGTGCCGCTTCGAGCCTGTCGGCAGGGGTCCCAGCGAGGGGGAGAAATGCCACGTCCGGCTCGTGTGTGAAATCTCGTGCCCGGGGCACATACTCAGGTCCCTGGAGCGGGGGGAGGGGCCGCTCCGAGGGGCTTCCCGGGCCGCCGGGCGGCGTGGCAGAGGCCAAGATCACCGAGTCGGGGCCACCCCGCGCCAGCCCTTGTGATCAGGGCGAAGGTACCCTGATAACAGGCCACTAGGGCGCTTGCGAACACCTGGCCGCACCGGGCTCTGTTCGGGTATGTCCGCATCTGTGAAGTGCGGGCCGACGCGACGGGTCCGGGCGGAGACCGCGTGTGTTCGGGGCGCCCAGGGGACCGGTTCAGGAGACGAGGGACGGACGGCGGGAGACCCCCGTCGCCGTCCGTGAAGTCTCAGGGCGATCACGGCGTTATCGACGTTCGGCAAAGTCTGTAAATCTTCACTCTGCGGTAATTCTGACCACGTCTGGGTATGTGTTGCATGTCACCTGTTCGTGAATCGGTGAAACTTATATGATTTTGCTTAACCGTCGTTTAACAAAACAGAACAATAACGAGTGAATCAAGAACGTGGAGGCGGATCGCCTCGCGTCTGACACACCTCACGTATCCCCCGCCTGGAAAGGTTGACCTCGGGCATGAGCGATGACAAAGAGCGCACGGTGGAGCTCCACTACGAGGGCGGCGTGCTGAAGCTGCCGGTTTTCACCGGTACCGAGGGTGAGAGCACCATCGAGCTGAAGACCCTGCTGGGGTCGACCGGTATGACGACCCTGGACCCGGGGTTCGGCAACACCGCGTCGTGTAGCTCGAAGATCACCTATATCGATGGGGCCGCGGGCATCCTGCGTTACCGCGGGTACCCGATCGAGGACCTCGCGGTGCACAGCACCTTCCTGGAGACCGCCTACCTGGTGATCTACGGCGAGCTGCCGGAGCCCGGCCAGCTCAAGGAGTTCTCCGACAAGCTGCGCGACAACTCCGACATCCCGGCCGAGATGGGCGCGTTCATCGACGCGATGCCCCGTAACGGCCACCCCATGACGCTGATCGCCAGCGCCGTGAACACTCTCGCCGCCTACTACGACGACAGTGTCGACCCGGGCGACGAGAACCAGGTCGAGCTCGCCACGATCCGGCTGATGGCCAAGCTGCCGACGATCGCGGCTCGCATCTACCGCAACTCGATCGGCGAGGCGCCGATCGCCCCGGACACCTCGCTCGACTACGTCGACAACTTCATCCGGATGACCTTCGGTGACAAGGCGCCCACGGGTGAGCTCGGCGAGCTGTTCAACAAGGCCGTCGGCATGCTGCTGGTGCTGCACGCCGACCACGAGCTGAACTGCTCCACCGCCACCGTGCGCGTGGTCGGTTCCTCGCTGGCCGACATCTACTCCAGCGTCTCCGCCGGTATCAACGCCCTGTCCGGCCCGTCCCACGGCGGCGCCAACCAGGCCGTCCTGGAGATGCTCGAGGAGATCCGCGACTCCGGTATCTCCATCGAGGACTTCCTGGAGAAGGTCAAGGCCCGCGAGATGCGCCTCATGGGCTTCGGGCACCGGGTCTACAAGAACTTCGACCCGCGCAGCAAGGAGATCAAGGTTCTGGCCAGCCAGATCCTCGACCGGCACGAGAACCCGGACGAGCTCTTCGCGCTCGCCCTCAAGCTCGAGGCCGCCGCGCTCCAGGACTCGTACTTCACCGAGCGCAAGCTCTACCCGAACGTCGACTTCTACACCGGCGTCATCTACCGCACCATGGGCTTCCCGACCAACATGTTCACCGTGTTGTTCGCGATCGGCCGTCTGCCCGGCTGGGTCGCCCACTTCCGCGAGCAGGCAGTCGACCCGGCCTTCCGGATCGCGCGCCCGCGCCAGCACTACATCGGCGCCGCCGAGCGCCGTTACCCCGGCCAGGGCTAGTACCTGCCGGAGTACCTCGACCGCCCGCCCACGTCACCGACGAGGGCGGGCGTTCGTGTGCCCGGGGTGGTGGCCCGGGCCGGTGCGCACAGAGCCACATCGGAGCAGAACCTCCCTTTCCCTGCATTTTGCGTACTTTCTGTCATCGGTATGCGACGTTGAGGGAAGTTCCAGAGGGTGGTCCCGCACACGAGCGGGACCGCGCAAGTGAGGGGGCTGGCTATGGTCCGGTACGCGTTGGCCGGCAACATGCTCGCAGAGCTGAGCCGTAACTGGTGGGTCCTGGTTGTACGCGGTGTCGCCGCGGTGATCTTCGGTGTGCTCGCTCTCGTCTGGCCGGCGGCCAGCCTGATCGCCCTGGCGATCATCTTCGGTGCGTTCGCGCTCGTGGACGGAGTCGTGCTCGCCTTCACCGCCTTCCGCGCGGGGTCGGGGAACAGGATGCCTCTGGGAGTCCAGGCCGGACTCAGTATTGCGCTGGGTCTGATGGCCCTGATCTGGCCGATGGCCGCGGTCATCGCGCTGGTCTTCCTCATCGGTGCCTGGGCCATCGTCACCGGTGTCGCGGAGATCGTCACCGCGGTGCGACTGCGCGCCCAGATCAGCTCCGAGTGGCTGCTGATCTTCGTCGGCGCGCTCTCGGTGATCTTCGGTCTCCTGGTGTGGTTCTGGCCGCTGGCCGGTGCCCAGGTGATCATGTGGGTCGTCGGTGCCTACGCGATCGTGTTCGGTGTGGTCATGGCGGCCGCGGGCTTCCGGCTGCGCGGTGCCGCCGACGGCTTCAGCACACGAGAAGAACAGGCAATGGCCGCCGACGCCGAGGACTTCGGCGGAGCGGGCGAGCCGGGCGACCGGGGCGAGCCCACGGCGGAGACCGGCACGGAGCCCGCGGACGAGGAGCGCCCGGTGAGCGCCTTCGACGAGGGTTACGCGGGCGGCTACAGCGACGGCTACCGCGGCGACCAGCGGGACACCGACCAGATCCCGGAGGTGGCCGAGGACGAGACCGCGGCGCCCAGAGCCGGTCGGCACCGGGCCCAGAAGGAGCGTCCCGACGACCCCGGCACCCTGTAACACCAACGGGTTCGCAGGACCGCGCAGGGTCTCAGCCCTCGCTGACGAGGAGGGGGCCGAGCCGGTTGACCTGGCTTCCGGGGACGACCAGTTCGGCCTTCTCCTCCTGCCATGCCAGGAAGTGCGGGGTGAGCCGGTGCGCGGCCAGCGCGTCCTCGTCCGCGAAGACCTCGTACACCCAGAAGGCGTCCGGG
This DNA window, taken from Nocardiopsis exhalans, encodes the following:
- a CDS encoding SDR family oxidoreductase; this encodes MSTLVTGATGQVGRRVLTELRRRGLPAAGASRDGEVRLDWTDTTSWEPALKDVESLFVTVPMASGLSDRVGAFLERAAEAKVRTAVLTTAMGTESGPPDSEQRVLERRVRDLFDHWTVVRPNWLDQDFTEGLFARLARSRNGRLELPLPKRASVSFVDARDVTHTVVAALTDEAHHGREYTLTGPAPVTFREVVRMTKGTESPVWRFKKVDEAGFYFRATDMGWSDRYVDTLNERFRAIANGQAAIVTEDVRRALGRDPVPMAKFVREAVK
- a CDS encoding acyl-CoA dehydrogenase family protein, with product MGDFDLFKTNEEHEELRAAVRSVAEDKIAPHAAEVDEKSAFPQDALDALVATDFHAAHIAEDYEGVGADALATCIIIEEVARVCASSSLIPAVNKLGTMPVILGGSEEVKQRYLTPVARGEAMFSYGLSEREAGSDTASMRSLATPKGDDWVLNGQKSWITNAGVSEYYTVLAVTDPEGKRGRNISAFVVHADDPGFTLGEPERKLGIKGSPTRELFFDDVHIPGDRIIGAPGEGLKIALRTLDHTRVTIGAQAVGIAQGALDHAVAYVKERKQFGKAVADFQGIQFMLADMAMKLETARQMVYVAAAKSERGDDDLAFYGAAAKCYASDAAMEITTDAVQLLGGAGYVKDFPLERMMRDAKITQIYEGTNQIQRMVMARQLLK
- a CDS encoding TetR/AcrR family transcriptional regulator, yielding MAPTRVSTREAVLAAVRLFTDEGFDSTTMDGIAAATGVSRRSLFRRFGSKEDLLFAEHDELFETVVRYMEASPESPMTTVVAAARLVFQGYVRDPEITVPRYRLVRAHPRLRDREVAMTARYQAAFSRYLSQSVGGDRPSLEVEVVAAALIAAHNHVLRGWLREPDGGRVWERFDEATARVADLAAPLLDGGGSAGAGEAVGVGEAGMVHGTGDERVLVAVYPRGASTADLLRRVSEAVEGDR
- a CDS encoding peptide chain release factor 3, with the translated sequence MSVDTAGATKQESEVAHEAERRRTFAVISHPDAGKSTLTEALALHAAAISSAGAVHGKGDRKGVTSDWMDMEQDRGISITSAALRIDYDDRVLNLLDTPGHADFSEDTYRVLSAVDCAIMLLDSAKGLEPQTLKLFDVCRARKMPVITFVNKWDRPGREPLELLDEIEQRIGLRPTPLNWPVGIAGDFRGLIDRTSGTYTKMTRTPGGAQKAIEEVLDADRAAEVELDAWEQAQEEIELLEALGADFDHESFMAGESSPVLFGAALSNFGVGQLLDTIVGRAPAPSAKADDKDKPREVEKPFSGQVFKMQANMDKNHRDRMAFVRVSSGRFDRGMVLTHAPTGRPFATKYTQAVFGSDRSTIDTAYPGDVIALVNAHSLAVGDTLYDGPKVSFPPIPSFAPEHFVVARAVDAGKYKQFQRGIAQLDAEGVVQVLTSDVRGEQAPVLAAVGPLQFDVVKHRMEQEFRSPIEASPLEYSVARRTDAESAPTLHALSGAEVLRRRSDGELLVLVHNKWRLRVIERDNPSLFMEALLAGGVDEGE
- a CDS encoding citrate synthase; protein product: MSDDKERTVELHYEGGVLKLPVFTGTEGESTIELKTLLGSTGMTTLDPGFGNTASCSSKITYIDGAAGILRYRGYPIEDLAVHSTFLETAYLVIYGELPEPGQLKEFSDKLRDNSDIPAEMGAFIDAMPRNGHPMTLIASAVNTLAAYYDDSVDPGDENQVELATIRLMAKLPTIAARIYRNSIGEAPIAPDTSLDYVDNFIRMTFGDKAPTGELGELFNKAVGMLLVLHADHELNCSTATVRVVGSSLADIYSSVSAGINALSGPSHGGANQAVLEMLEEIRDSGISIEDFLEKVKAREMRLMGFGHRVYKNFDPRSKEIKVLASQILDRHENPDELFALALKLEAAALQDSYFTERKLYPNVDFYTGVIYRTMGFPTNMFTVLFAIGRLPGWVAHFREQAVDPAFRIARPRQHYIGAAERRYPGQG
- a CDS encoding HdeD family acid-resistance protein, translating into MVRYALAGNMLAELSRNWWVLVVRGVAAVIFGVLALVWPAASLIALAIIFGAFALVDGVVLAFTAFRAGSGNRMPLGVQAGLSIALGLMALIWPMAAVIALVFLIGAWAIVTGVAEIVTAVRLRAQISSEWLLIFVGALSVIFGLLVWFWPLAGAQVIMWVVGAYAIVFGVVMAAAGFRLRGAADGFSTREEQAMAADAEDFGGAGEPGDRGEPTAETGTEPADEERPVSAFDEGYAGGYSDGYRGDQRDTDQIPEVAEDETAAPRAGRHRAQKERPDDPGTL
- a CDS encoding putative quinol monooxygenase, with the protein product MPVSPAPPVALVISIRALPGQREAFLAGISRNASCALRDEPGCLRFDVVGDPGDPDAFWVYEVFADEDALAAHRLTPHFLAWQEEKAELVVPGSQVNRLGPLLVSEG